A single Microcoleus sp. FACHB-672 DNA region contains:
- a CDS encoding DUF2470 domain-containing protein: MSEQITPEVSERICAHMNEDHANAVVLYAQAFGGSPEATAAEMVSIDPHGMNLTAQVNDTPVPVRVEFDHVLESAEDAHHTLIEMVKQARAKSK, from the coding sequence ATGTCTGAACAAATTACGCCTGAAGTAAGCGAACGTATTTGCGCCCACATGAACGAAGATCATGCAAATGCTGTCGTTCTCTACGCTCAAGCATTTGGCGGTTCTCCGGAGGCGACAGCGGCAGAAATGGTTTCAATTGATCCGCATGGCATGAATTTAACCGCACAAGTCAATGATACGCCTGTGCCGGTGCGAGTTGAGTTTGATCACGTTTTAGAAAGTGCTGAAGATGCTCACCATACTCTTATTGAAATGGTTAAACAGGCACGAGCAAAATCAAAATAG
- a CDS encoding 2Fe-2S iron-sulfur cluster-binding protein has protein sequence MAVYQVRLINPALKLDRTISVPDDQYILDMAEDAGIRLPAGCKQGECSACVAKLISGKVDQSEQKFLRPSEIEAGYTITCVAYPLSDCTLETHQEQVLYKASLYYKADKESVE, from the coding sequence ATGGCAGTTTATCAAGTCCGCCTTATTAATCCTGCACTCAAACTTGATCGCACGATCTCTGTACCAGACGATCAATACATCCTTGATATGGCTGAAGACGCCGGCATCCGTTTGCCGGCTGGATGCAAACAAGGTGAATGTTCTGCCTGTGTTGCAAAATTGATCAGTGGTAAAGTTGACCAAAGTGAACAAAAGTTCTTGCGTCCATCTGAAATAGAAGCCGGTTATACGATTACTTGTGTGGCGTACCCTCTTTCAGATTGCACGCTGGAAACTCACCAAGAACAAGTTTTATATAAAGCGTCTCTTTATTATAAAGCCGATAAAGAGTCTGTTGAGTAA
- a CDS encoding hydroxysqualene dehydroxylase: MPGESQKPRVVVVGAGWAGLGASYHLARQGYNVTLLEAGAYPGGLVAGWKTAGGRSVEAGIHGFWYPYKNIFSLVEELGLDPFTPWTRSAQYSPAGLEVESPIFQNEPRLPTPLGTFLYTQFKRLPLVDRLSALPLLYAVVDFDNSDEAWRRYDAVTARELFKQFGVSARLYHDSFEPMLLVGLFAPGEQCSAAAALGMLYYFILAHQPDFDVVWCRGTVGEKIFRPWRERIEGAGGRILTERRVSDLTVDDAGNVTGVVCGDEVFEADAVIFSVGITGMKKIVAGSRTLQSRPEFQNLSNLNGIDVLATRLWFDRKIHIPRPSNACFGFDTTTGWTFFDLNTLHDEFRDEPGTVIEADFYHANQFLSLSDEEIVSRVQRYLTTCIPEFSEAKVIDSSAIRLRQAVTHFFPGSYQYLLPALTSFDNVFMSGDWVVTRHGSWSQEKAYVTGLEAANLVIDKFGIGREAKIVPVEVDEPHIQFARTLNKTVRDLGQSVLPKFWLP, translated from the coding sequence ATGCCAGGGGAATCACAAAAGCCACGGGTTGTTGTCGTAGGTGCCGGCTGGGCGGGTTTGGGGGCAAGTTACCATTTAGCCAGACAAGGTTATAATGTGACGCTGCTGGAAGCCGGTGCTTATCCGGGGGGATTGGTTGCCGGCTGGAAGACTGCCGGTGGGCGTTCTGTGGAAGCCGGCATTCACGGTTTTTGGTATCCCTACAAAAATATTTTTAGTCTGGTTGAAGAATTAGGACTAGATCCTTTTACGCCTTGGACTCGTTCCGCCCAATATTCACCGGCAGGTTTAGAGGTTGAGTCGCCAATTTTCCAAAATGAACCGCGACTGCCGACGCCGCTAGGAACTTTTCTTTATACCCAGTTTAAGCGGTTGCCCCTGGTTGACCGGCTTTCGGCGCTGCCGTTACTGTACGCGGTGGTGGATTTTGACAATTCTGATGAGGCTTGGCGGCGTTACGATGCCGTTACTGCCCGTGAATTATTTAAGCAGTTTGGGGTTTCTGCCAGACTTTATCACGATTCGTTTGAACCGATGCTTTTGGTCGGTTTATTTGCCCCCGGCGAGCAATGTTCGGCTGCTGCTGCCCTGGGAATGCTTTATTACTTCATTTTGGCTCACCAACCCGATTTTGATGTCGTGTGGTGCCGAGGAACGGTGGGAGAAAAGATTTTTCGCCCCTGGCGTGAGCGTATTGAGGGTGCCGGTGGGCGGATTTTAACTGAACGGCGCGTGAGTGATCTCACCGTTGATGATGCCGGCAATGTAACGGGTGTGGTTTGCGGCGATGAGGTATTTGAGGCGGATGCAGTTATTTTTTCAGTAGGCATCACCGGCATGAAAAAAATTGTCGCCGGCAGTCGTACTTTACAAAGTCGGCCAGAATTCCAAAATCTTAGCAATTTAAATGGAATTGATGTATTAGCAACTCGGCTGTGGTTTGACCGCAAAATTCACATTCCTCGTCCTTCAAATGCTTGTTTCGGGTTCGATACAACCACAGGCTGGACATTTTTTGATTTGAATACCCTGCATGATGAGTTTCGGGATGAACCTGGAACGGTTATTGAGGCTGATTTCTACCATGCTAATCAATTTCTATCACTGAGTGATGAGGAAATTGTGTCCAGGGTGCAGCGGTATTTAACGACTTGTATTCCGGAATTTTCTGAGGCGAAAGTTATCGATAGCAGTGCCATTCGATTGCGGCAAGCCGTGACTCATTTCTTTCCAGGGAGTTATCAGTATTTGCTGCCGGCACTCACAAGTTTTGATAATGTGTTTATGAGTGGAGATTGGGTTGTCACTCGTCACGGTTCGTGGTCACAGGAAAAAGCGTATGTGACGGGGTTAGAAGCCGCTAATTTGGTAATCGATAAGTTTGGGATTGGAAGAGAGGCAAAAATTGTGCCGGTGGAAGTTGATGAACCACACATTCAGTTTGCTCGAACCCTTAACAAAACGGTACGGGATTTAGGTCAAAGTGTTTTACCAAAATTTTGGCTACCCTAG
- a CDS encoding GUN4 domain-containing protein, with protein MLKQDELISTIETDYSVLRDLLAAENWKEADLETSAVMLKAAGRELEGWCNSECLKNFPWEDLNIVDQLWVKYSSGHFGFSVQTRLYFEVGEDFGKLGDLVGWRVVDRWLDYSERRFDLAAPAGHLPSGGVGYKRWTRWVEANYAALAHRVAECQIC; from the coding sequence ATGCTGAAGCAAGATGAACTGATCTCAACGATTGAGACTGACTATTCTGTGCTGCGTGACTTGCTGGCTGCGGAGAATTGGAAGGAAGCAGATTTAGAGACGAGTGCGGTGATGTTGAAGGCTGCCGGTCGAGAATTAGAAGGCTGGTGCAATTCTGAATGTCTGAAAAATTTTCCCTGGGAAGACTTGAATATTGTTGACCAGTTATGGGTGAAATACAGTAGCGGGCATTTTGGCTTTAGCGTGCAAACGCGGCTCTATTTTGAGGTGGGAGAAGATTTCGGAAAATTAGGCGATCTCGTGGGATGGCGAGTCGTTGATCGCTGGTTAGATTATTCTGAACGTCGTTTCGATCTTGCCGCACCTGCCGGCCATTTGCCATCGGGTGGAGTTGGCTACAAGCGTTGGACGAGATGGGTTGAAGCGAATTATGCTGCACTTGCCCATAGAGTTGCGGAATGTCAAATTTGTTAG